CGCCGCGATGATCGCGGGCAGCGCACTCACGCAGCTTCGATTGCGCGGGTCGCCACTAGTAGCCGGTCAGGCCGCGGTTTTGGTACCATTCGATGCCGGTGCAGGTCGTGCACTTGACGCCGCCCGACGTCGTCAGGTTCCCCATCGTCGTCGAGTCGTGTCCGCCGGCGTCCTGGATCTCATACGATCCGTACGCACCGCTCGTGGCCGTGATGGTGTAGCCGAGGCTGTTCGCGGGATCCGTCGGCATGTATTTGAGATACGTGGTCGGCAGCGACGAGGTGTACTGGCCGGTGTTGTCCACCGCATATTCTTCCATTGCG
Above is a genomic segment from Candidatus Eremiobacteraceae bacterium containing:
- a CDS encoding prepilin-type N-terminal cleavage/methylation domain-containing protein; the encoded protein is MTKQNKAHLRGGRPRGFTLIELMIVIAIIAILAAILIPNFAHARAESITSACEDNLKSLSTAMEEYAVDNTGQYTSSLPTTYLKYMPTDPANSLGYTITATSGAYGSYEIQDAGGHDSTTMGNLTTSGGVKCTTCTGIEWYQNRGLTGY